From Pirellulales bacterium, one genomic window encodes:
- a CDS encoding FtsX-like permease family protein, whose protein sequence is MTLSKIAWRSIQQRSLASFLTGLSMALGVSLVVAVLVIGQIVAKSFASGNALGYNVIVGAKGGRLDLLLNTVYYLNRPIENIPWDYYQQFLRAKDRSDHKDGKYADDVDLAIPVCLGDVVGENGQYRVVGTTPELFSQLLHATFSSGENFKTPDFTTAVVGAEVAKHMGFKVGDSFSPAHGVGGEKHMPFKITGILDRTSTPVDRAAFVNMEGFFLIPDHARGHVEEVHKPGEKEEPDEILKTPLPEDQREVTAVLIRTASIGGAPPELVAPDLVKHVNKEFVAQAIEPIKEITVLTITFVQPMQWILLALTVLIVIVAGIGILVSIYNSMSERRHEIAVMRALGAHRGKIMLIVLTESIMLALGGGLAGWLVGHLLVGAAAPTITEYTGVAVNFLQFVPTAELILIPGLIVLASLVGYLPALSAYRTDVARALTAAP, encoded by the coding sequence ATGACCCTTTCCAAAATCGCCTGGCGCAGCATTCAACAGCGGTCGCTGGCTTCGTTTCTGACGGGCCTGTCGATGGCGCTGGGAGTGTCGCTGGTTGTGGCGGTGCTGGTGATTGGCCAAATTGTGGCCAAGTCGTTCGCCTCGGGCAATGCGCTGGGTTACAACGTCATCGTCGGCGCCAAAGGTGGGCGGTTAGATCTGCTCCTGAATACGGTTTACTATTTGAACCGGCCGATCGAAAACATTCCTTGGGATTATTATCAGCAATTTTTGCGCGCCAAAGATCGCAGCGATCACAAAGATGGCAAGTACGCTGATGATGTTGATCTCGCCATTCCCGTATGCTTGGGCGACGTGGTCGGCGAAAACGGCCAATACCGTGTGGTCGGCACCACGCCGGAATTGTTTAGCCAACTTTTGCATGCGACGTTCTCCTCGGGCGAAAACTTTAAGACGCCCGATTTCACGACCGCCGTCGTTGGCGCCGAAGTTGCCAAACACATGGGTTTCAAAGTCGGCGACAGTTTTTCGCCCGCGCACGGTGTCGGCGGCGAAAAGCACATGCCGTTCAAAATCACCGGCATTTTGGACCGCACGAGCACGCCGGTCGATCGGGCCGCCTTTGTGAACATGGAAGGCTTTTTCCTCATCCCCGATCATGCCAGAGGGCACGTGGAAGAGGTGCACAAGCCGGGCGAAAAAGAAGAGCCGGATGAAATTCTCAAAACGCCGCTTCCCGAAGATCAGCGCGAAGTCACTGCCGTTTTGATCCGCACGGCCAGCATTGGCGGCGCGCCCCCCGAGCTTGTGGCTCCCGATTTGGTCAAGCACGTGAATAAAGAATTTGTGGCCCAGGCCATCGAGCCGATTAAAGAAATAACCGTCCTCACCATCACCTTTGTCCAGCCCATGCAGTGGATTTTGCTAGCCCTGACGGTGCTAATTGTCATCGTGGCCGGCATCGGAATTTTGGTGAGCATCTATAATTCCATGTCGGAACGCCGGCACGAAATTGCCGTCATGCGGGCCTTGGGCGCGCACCGGGGAAAAATCATGCTGATTGTGTTAACCGAGTCCATCATGCTAGCTTTGGGTGGCGGCTTGGCGGGCTGGCTGGTGGGCCACCTACTGGTGGGCGCGGCGGCTCCCACCATTACCGAGTACACTGGAGTAGCGGTGAACTTCTTGCAATTTGTGCCGACCGCGGAGTTAATTTTAATTCCTGGTTTGATTGTGCTGGCCTCGCTGGTGGGTTACTTGCCGGCGCTGTCGGCTTACCGAACCGACGTGGCCCGGGCACTTACCGCCGCGCCGTAA